The Erigeron canadensis isolate Cc75 chromosome 1, C_canadensis_v1, whole genome shotgun sequence genome segment CTTCATATAATGTAAGCCAAATAGAGACCAATTAAAGGCAATAACACCATACATTTTGTTGGAAAATCAAGCCACATCATGATCTTGacacaaaatcaacaaaaaaaaaaaaaaaacctaagtTAGACTTCTAATCATCCATAGTGTTACCATCATAATAACTGACATATATAGTAGCAACCAGTCACAAGTTTCGAAATATCTCAAAAACTTCTGGTGCAGGGCATAACAGAAATCTTGATCACATACTCATAATGATAAGTACAGAATATGAGTTTACTAAAATTATAGCTTCGGATAGCTTCATGCATTAACCTTTGGGGCCCATCCAGCAATAACATATTCTTCTTTAGGAGCTTTGGTTTTAGCAAATGATTCTCGAGCAAAGAGCAACTGCATCAAAAACATCACAGGTGATTTAGAATGATAATCAAGGAAACTAAGATGGAAAGAAGTTCTGCTTTTCAGCTGTGTATACACTAAGCTATGCATATAAAAATGATTGCTTTATATACTATTTTAAGTACAACGTTTTCCAATATTTAATCCCCTTATAACATACAAGAAAACTTTTGAGAGTCTATACTTGGAACTTGAAATAGTTCCAAATATTTATGCACAGCAGGGATCCAGGGCCGGCTCGAGGGTGTGCAAAAGATGCCATCGAGCCAGGCCCACTCCTTTTAAGGGCCCACTACCTCCAAGTAGTGGTGGTGATGTCGGAAAACACGGTGGTGGCCGGTGAGTGGTGAACGGAAATAGACTTCAATTCAGCAAAGCAAATGGTGTTTCTTGTAATCTTATTCGCCGGAAAATGAGGGACTGAGGTTCTACCGGTAAGTGTAAAAGATAAATGAAGAAGAAGGCgtacggcaaaaaaaaaaaaaaaggtgaaaagaTGCTGACAAGTTTACTTTGTCATTTATACTATCAACTATTTCATATAGTCCTTCAAGTATTCAGATTTTTAGTATGAGGGCCATAAATGCTAATGATGCAGAACAGCAGAAAGAATGTGATATCTCTATTAAATCTTCATATAACAGAACTTATAACATATGGCCTTTAGAACTCAATATACATAATATTAACAAAAGGAAATTCTACCACTACCTCCAGTGTCCACCAAAACCACCACAATGCATGAAAACAAGCGGTGAATGTGGTGGTAAGTGATACCTAACATTCGTAAAGATTTACTTGTCAAAGAAACGCATAAGTGAAAGAAGGGCCAAAAAAAAGGGCTGCCAACTTGAGGTTATTGGAAGAATAGAAGATACTAAAGGCGAATATGGTTTAGCTTCTTTCTTTTCCTATGTAATATTTATGCTGTTATCACTATTAATTGCCTAATGTAGGTTAGGATCAGATTTATTTGGTTGTGCCAAGAGGTGGCGGTAATCATACGGAGTGTCATATGTGTAGTTGTGAACTATTGTGGTATTTCAACCACATTACTTGTACTGTAACATTCTGTTGTTGGTATAAAATTCATAGGGGTATCCCATTACCCAAAAAATAACTGAAAGCAGGGCCGCAAATAAAGTTAGTGATATCTAATGCCAAAATTGCACATACTGCAGTTTTGCTTTTACTTGTAAAGGATACACACAAGTGAAAGAGGacatgaattattattattagctaaTGTTATAACTGCATATAATGCATGATTTGGCTTGTGGCATACCCCGTATACAAGTATGTTATGCAAGAACTAAACTGAGTCAACATACAAAGAATTAGTATGCATTCTTAACCATTATCCCATAAGGGTAAAACACCAGTCTCTAAGAGTTGGGCACTGCAGTGACATTCTACACTTAATTATCTGTAGGATAGTGTGACTAGTATCTGACACTCTGACTGAATGAGCTTTtaataaactttgaaaattGAATGCATAATTACTTGAGATTTATTgaacaaatgaaataaaaaatttcagaGAGGAGGATCCCAAACATATGAGAAAAGGAGGATACCGAGGCAGGAGTTCGGAAAGCagacaaaaaattaaaaatatggaACATAGGAATAACCCCATAAATATGAGAAAAAAGGATCCATCAAAAACCTTACAAGGCTTTCAAAAAAAGAGGAATGAGATGGTTCTTAAGTCTTTTGCCAAATCACAAACAGGGAGAATATCAGTTAAAGAAAGCATCATAAAATTTTGTGGAATCAATAAATGTATGTACATCAGCAACTGTATGTAAAGACGAAACAAATCTAGTTTGTTAAAAGCAAAAGAAATGTGGAAGCTCCAAAGAGTTCGATCATGAAAACTATATCCTGTTTTGgcagcatgataaatgaaaattaatagaTCATTTATGAGGAAGTATGTAAAATCAATAATATTGGATAAAGCGAGTAATGGCTTTACTAATACAAAGAGGTATGACGTAGACCAACTAATGAATAAACCAAGATTCTTGTGAAATGTGAAGTATATCCAGTTTTGGAACTGAATGAAGGCCATGACTCGAAAAGGAAATATAGCGACTTAGACCGTGAGTCAAAAAGACCAATCTATAACAGAATAATAGCTGTTCAGATATAAAAAAGACTACAAATTCTTCGAATAGGAAACAGTAACAACGTTGTAAGGTTTGaggaaaaattttcaaatatgaaAGCAAATCCATTTGAGCATTCATAGTCAGATGGTTGAATGTTCATACACATATGGAGAGTTGGAGAATTGGAGAGTACAACCTTAATAACAACTACTATTAAAAAGTATATCTCAAATAACAAGCACAAGTTATCATACCTTTGTGTAGTTATGCACATCTGCCAAACTTTCAGGAACAGTCCATTTCTTAAAATGGCCAAGAGCTACTTCAAGATGGTACAGCTTTGGTCCCAAACTCAAATCAACCGCCGAGATCTTTTCTCCATTAACATAAGGCCCCTAACATGTTGacttacaaataattaatcattCTAACTGAAAAATGATAATTTGTAGAgactaaaaaacaaaatcaaacaatCATCTTGTAGAAAAAAGGTATTTCATAATGCATACATTCTTCTTGAGATGTTCATCCAATGCCTTCAGCTCATCAAGCAAAGCTTGCTCAGAACCATCATTTGCATCCTTGCTCTTTAAAAATGCCACAAACTTTGGGAAAATCTTTGACCCcctataatttaaaaaagatgaaattatGCAACGGGTTTATTGATGATTTAACTGTAGATTATCAGGGATAAGTATTTTGGAatttaacaaactttggacgaatgtctatagtgtgaAATAGCTACAGTTGTGTACATAATTtatgtctattgtatgtatccaaatgtatctgaccaatcaaaaactaacAAGTGGCAGCTATATATGTTTGCTACGTATGCCtgaatacatacaatagacataATTGTAGGTTTATTACAATATAATGagcacaactttagttatttcacactatagacattcgtccaaagtttgttatattCCAGGATACTTAACTAAAGTTATAACCTTTTGTACTTgtttatgataataatgattccaatattatattaaaaccaTCAATGGTCAATTTGACTTTGTGAATTCAAAGGGACTACATAAGTCAAGATAAAGGTACATAACAACCAAGTCCATCAAAATCTAATAATATAAGACCATGGttcatttttttcaactaaatggattgatcaaataaaataatcatAGGTGGTTGACTTTGGCAAATCATCTTTGACCAATCATTGAAAATAAGCCAGATCAAAAGGCATGTAAAATACAATTAAGTGCTTGAATATATATTCAACAATCACTCGAAATATTTGTTTGCATCAACTTTAAGATATCGTTAACGTATGTATGAATGAGTATTTTTGCTTATAGATGTCAGGTGGCAACTTATATAGATGTCAAGCTAACAAAAATATCACTAGAATAACCGGATAAATAATATAACGAAAACGACATATGAAAATCTGGATACACAATAGAATCGAAGTTGGATACATATAATAGACTTTATcgcaaaataataataaggaaaatAAGAAATGACATACACAGAGGCAAATTCAGGTGGAGTTGAAAGAGAAGGCTCAGGAAACTTCTCTTCAAGAATACCAACAATAACATCAGAATCAGAAACCCATTTCTCA includes the following:
- the LOC122603675 gene encoding glutathione S-transferase DHAR2-like — its product is MAIEICVKAAVGAPDVLGDCPFCQRVLLTLEEKKVSYKTHLISFDNKPEWFLEVNPDGKVPLIKFDDEKWVSDSDVIVGILEEKFPEPSLSTPPEFASVGSKIFPKFVAFLKSKDANDGSEQALLDELKALDEHLKKNGPYVNGEKISAVDLSLGPKLYHLEVALGHFKKWTVPESLADVHNYTKLLFARESFAKTKAPKEEYVIAGWAPKVNA